The genomic DNA CTAAAAAGTTTGGTTGTGTCGGCTCAAAAATATTCATCCGTCGGACGGAAAACGTTAAAATTTCTGTTTCTGACACTTCAACAGCTTCCTTTTGGATATCAAAATCCGAATATTTTCCTGTTCCTAAAAGTAAGCGAGAGTGAAATGATTTTTCTCCAATCATTAACATCTTAACCACCTCCTACGAAATGGACCAATTCCAATTTATCTCCATCTCCTACTTCTCTTGTAGAATGGACATCTTTATTTAAAATTTCTCCGTTGTGCTCGACAATAATGACCGGTTTGTCTGTGAAAAAATATTGAATGACTTCAGCAATGGTGTTTACATTTTTCGGTATTTGTATGATTGATCCATTAATGAGCAAATTCATATCTTTCCCTCCTTGGATAGCCGGATATAAAATATCTTAAATTTTTTGGGCAACCTTATATATCAGAGCGATATTCATCACCTCCCTTTCGTAACGCTTCTTTGTAAGCGAACACTTTTTCTAACGGATCATTGGACAATAAAACGCCAGATAATACAGCTATTCCACTTGCGCCGGCTCGGATAATGTTTGGTGTATTTTTCGGTGTAATCCCTCCGATCGCAAGAACAGGGATGTTTGCATGATGAACGACTTTCTTTAATCGTTCTAGTCCTTTAGGTCTTAAACCAGGTTTCGATTGCGTTTCATATACATGGCCGTACAATAAATAATCGGCACCGTCGTTAGAAGCGGAAATAGCCTCCTCTACGGAATGGATAGAATAGCCGAGAGATAAGTTGGGATAAGCATTTTTTACCATAGAGACATTGATACTTTGACGGGTTAATTGAACTGCTTTTGTTTTCATTATGTGTGCCACGGCAACTCGATTGTTAACAATTATTTTTTCCAATGGTACACCTTTAGATTGAAGTAAGCTGATCGCTTTAAATCATTTTTCTTGATCAGTCCACGATTTTTTTCACGAAGATGAAGTGCATCCACATGATCGATTATTTTTTCAGCAATCAACGCTAGCTGTTCGGCTGATTGTTGGCCAGTTGAGATAAGATGAAAGGCTCCGATTTTATTAAGCGGCTTTTGTATACGATCCACCTACAACACCTCCAGTCATTCGTGTGCGCAAGCCTCACACGTTTGATAAATATAAAAAACCACTTTCCATGCATAGGAAAGTGGTTAAGAACGCAGATAAATAGACAGATGAATTGATCCGTTCTATCACTTCCCTTCGTCGGTACTAACCGTTTCAGGTTCTAAGAGTCCCAAAGTCATCACTTTGATCTCAGCCTTTTTAAAAGGCACCCCTAGTGAATTCATAATTTACTTGTTGTATAAATCTTACCATCGATAACATGATTGTCAAGAGTCATTATAGGATAGATTTAAATTTAAGTGGGGTTGTTTTTCACACCTTAATGGATGATAAAATTCTTGTGAAATATTGCCAGGGAATATTTGGAGCAGTTAATCATATATTATTTTATATCACCATAAAAATCCAAAATACAATTGTTTCAGCATCGTTTTTTTTCACACCAGCTTTAATTAATTTAGATTTTATATAAGATTTTGTGGCTTTCTCTGGTTTCTCTAATACTCTCGCAATTTTTCTGCTATTCCTTTTTACAATTACAGAAACTTTTTTACTAAAAGGTTTTAATAGCCAAGATAGAGTATTTCCACCGTGTTTCACTATTTTCCCCAAAGCTTTTAAAGCTTTTAAACCACCGCCTAAAAATCCTGAAGTAGAGGCATCATTATGGACAGTAGATTGATCTTTAGATTTTAACGTAAGTATTTGTTTGGCATTTAGTAAATCGTCATGAAAGTTAGAATTTTCTAGTAAACTTTTTTTGTATAAATCTTTTTCAACATCTGATAAACTATTTGCGCTTGCTTTTTCGGAAAATCCTGGTAAAGTAAATGATATGAATAGTGTAGCGACGAGACTAATAACAAAAGGTTTGAACAGCTTTTTTCTTACTGATGATTGTTTAATTGTAAATCCCTCCTAATATATTAAATTATATCCACCTAATATTTTACATTGGGGGTATTATATGTCAAGTGAATTTAATAAAAAAATTGATAAGTCTGTGATTATAGCGATTTCAATCGTCGTTTTAATGGTTGCAGTCATTACGACAGTCTTTGTTTTAATGCCGTTATTCGGTATGTATGGACTATATAATATACTTGCAAAATTTAATTTTGTTGAAATACAATTTTATGATCGCTTATCGAAAAATGTCGTTTATTTTGGATTTTTGCTTTTCGTCATTTATATCGTTGGAGTTGTTGTTGAGATTTTAATAAAAATTTCTATTAAAATGTTAAAATTTGAGACTACAAAAAAAGTATTAGTAGGGAGCTATGTAGTTCAATTATCTTTGAGTATTACTATTTTTAAAGGGATCGTTGAAAAGAGTTTTTCAAGAATTGATTTATCTTGGAGCGGTACCATTTTAGTATTTACAGTAATATACTTTTTTTTTTATGCCATAAGCGATGATCATAAGTTGATTAAAAAATCATAGGAATGTGCTTCAGCTTGTAAAGATGAAAAATGTGAGTCTGAAGCACGTTCCATATAACAGCAGGAGGATGATTTTAAGCAAATTTTACGTTAAAACTTTGTCATCTCTTTCTAACTGCACTTCATAGCGTCTTATTCTCTTCTCAATAATTGAAAAGATCACTTCAAACAGGAGACAGATGATCCAATAAATAATGGATGCAACTAAATACATTTCTAAAAATCGATAACCATCATTTGCGATAATTTTAGCAAGAGCTAAAATTTCAACAACTTTAACCGCAAAAGCCAGTGAAGTTGCCTTAATTAGTCCAATAAACGTATTTCCTAAGTTCGGAAGAGCCGTTACAAATGCTTGAGGAATAATAATTCTCCTTAGCGCTTGAGCAGTCGTCATTCCTACAGAGTAGGCTGCCTCTATTTGCGCCATGTTTGTCGCATTTATTGAGGCTCGGAAAATTTCCGCCTGGTACGCAGATGTATTGATCGAAAACGCAATCATGGCATAGATTAATGGAGAAATGTGCTCCTCATCAAAGTTTGTTCCTAATTGTTCGTTCATCAATTCAAGCAAAATAGGCACGCCATAAAAAAATATATAGAGCTGTACGAGCAACGGCGTTCCGCGAATAAAAGAAATATAAAATACGAAAAATCGGTTTAAAACAGGTACTTTAAATATTCTGCATAATGCAATGAAAAGACCGAATACTAAACCGAGTATCATCGAGACAACTGCAATCGCTAATGTGAGTGGCACCCCTTTTACTACATCAGGAAAATGTTCCAAAGCAAACTCTAAGTTGATCATTGACATGAGTAATCACTATCCTTAGAAAATGATTATTTTAATAAGCTTACACGACCTTTTTTAAACGTCTTTTCCATATAACTGATGACACTTTCAATTATTATGCAAGTGCCCCAATATACTAGAGAAATAACAACATAGATTTGAAACATTCCCATCCCATGGTTGTTTCCTAAAATAATTCGAACTTGACCCATAATATCAATGATTCCGATCGTAAAGGCTAAAGAAGTATCTTTAAGCAGTTCAATAATGTTATTTCCTAGATTGGGCAGTGAAATAATAAACGCCTGCGGAAGAATAATTTTTCTCAACGCTTGAAAATAACTCATACCTACGCTATAAGCAGCTTCCAATTGATCATGGCCGACAGCAATGTATGCTGATCTGAATACTTCAGATAAGTATGCTGCAGTATGTAACGAAAAAGTAATAATAAGGAAGACAAGTCGATCCCAGTTATTAATATCGATGTTAAAAGCTAAAAGTAACTGCGGCAAACCAAAGTAAACAAGGAAAAGCTGAACTAATAACGGTGTTGAGCGTGTAAAAGATAAATAAACTGTTGCCATTTGATAGAGGATAAGCTTTTTTTTAATGCGAATAACTGCGATGATGATACCTAATATAAAAGAAAAAAACAGAGAAAGCCCGAGCATTAGTAAAGTAAGAGGCAGCTTCTCCAATACTTTTACAAATAAATCTAACCAATCTCCAACTCCACTGTTATTCAACTATGTCACCGCCTTTTGATACAAAATCATGAAGTGAAATGAACTAATTATATTTAAATCCTTCTTCATTGATATAATCAATGTCTTTGAAAAAGTCTACATCAAACCATTTTTCAGCCAACTTTGAAAGTGTTCCATCCTCTATTAATTCAATTGTAATTTGATCAATCTTTTGTGCCAGCTCTTTATTTTCTTTATGATAAACAGTCCAAATTGGTTCTTTAGATATAATGCCAGCTATTTTTAGATTGAGATTAAGTTCTTTTTGGATTTCATTAAACGTCGTTACATTTATAAACATCGCATCTCTTTTACCTTTATCAACTAATTTTAAATTTTCAGCATTTGAAGGAGACTCAATACTTTCAATTTGTAAAGGGTTATCAGAATGCTGTTCATTATATGCATTAAGAATTGAACGTAATCCGCCGCTGGGTGACATTGGAGTTAATTTTTTGCCAACCATATCATTCAATGTTTTAATATCTGTACGATCTTTTTTAGTCACTAAAGAGGTTAATGAATATCCATATTCGTGTTCAGGATAATGAAATTTTTCTTCTCTTTCAGGGTTTTTAAAAAACCAGTTAATTACAAAATCATATTTTCCACTATCTACACCGACTAAATTTGCTTCTTCTTCACCCCAAATATATTCAAACTTATAATCTTGGAGTCTTTTTTCAACCTCTTTTAAATAGTCAATGTCATATCCGATCGGATTATTTTTTTCATCAGCATATAGAAATGGGGGATTAACTTCATCACTTAATGCAACTTTAACTATGTTCTTTCCATCTTCAGTGACTGCTTTTTCTGTACTTTGAGCACATCCTGTTATCATAAATAAAAGCCCTAATAGTAACCAAAATTTCTTCATAAAAATGAACCTCCTTGTTTAAATTGAGTATTTGGTTCGTGTACAAGTCTTTTTAAAAATTTCTTTGTCCGTTCTTTTTTTGGACGAATGAATATATTATGTGGCGGCCCCTGTTCAATGATATGACCGTCATCCATAAAAACGACACGATCTGCAACTTCTCGAGCAAAATCAATTTCATGAGTGACGATTACCATTGTCATCCCATCAGCTGCAATTTGTTTTATAATTGCAAGGATTTCCCCGACCATTTCTGGATCAAGTGCCGAGGTTGGTTCATCAAGTAAAATGACTGCTGGATTTAAGGCAAGTGCCCGTGCAATCCCTGCACGCTGTTGTTGTCCGCCAGAAAGTTGCGAAGGGTATTCAGTGAATTTTTCGGATAAGCCGACTTTCCTAAGTAAAGAAATACTTATTTCTCGAGCCTCGTTTTTAGGCATTTTTTTTGCAATGATCAGTCCCTCCATCACATTTTCTAAGACAGTTTTATTGTTGAATAAGTTATAATGCTGGAAAATCATTGCTGTTTTTCTTCTTAATGTGAGAATATCGCGTTTAGACGGATGCTTTCCCATCACAGTCAATCCATCAACAGTTATCGAGCCTTTATCAGGACGCTCTAAATAATTAATGCACCGGAGGAGTTTTGTTTTCCCTGATCCACTCGGCCCAATAATGACGAGAACCTCACCCTTATTTACATCAAGATCAATCCCTTTTAATACCTCATTTTTTTTAAATTGCTTATTTATATTTCTTAGACTAATCATGTAAACGCCTCGCTTTTTACTAGAAAAATATAATAATAATTATTTTTTAACAATGATAAAAAATATAACCAAAAGATTATCATAACTATTTACATCTGTAAAGTGGGGATTATTCAGTTTTTAAATACTCATAAAATTGAATAATCGGAAACGTTGACGCCTCTAGTAAACTACGTTATTATTATAACCTACAATACAACTAGGAATTATAAGTTTAAAGCAAATTCTGAGGTGAATGTGGTGAAAAACTTATTTATTAAAACAGAATTGCAGCAAAAATGGATGCAAAAATTACAAAATAAACGGAAGCAATTTGAAAATAAAGCAGCTGAAATTGATGAGCTTGCAATTTTTCCGAAAGAAAATATTCAGGAATTAGTAAAGCTTGGTTATACAAAACTAACTTTACCAAAGGTTTACGGCGGTGAGGGGATAGGGTTATATGATATGGTTCTATTTCAAGAAACACTTGCTAGCTTTGATGGAGCTACAGCACTTTCAATCGGCTGGCATCTTGGCGGTACTGGAGAAATTTACGAGAAAAAATTATGGAATGACCGTATGTTAAATTTTTTTGCCGAGGAAGTTGTTAAAGGGGCATTAGTGAATAGGGCAGTCAGCGAAGCGCAAACAGGGAGTCCAACTAGAGGCGGTCGTCCTGGGACACATGCCGTAAAAAAAGACGGAGCTTGGGTTATTTCTGGGCGGAAAAATTTCACAACGATGTCCCCAGTATTAACTTATTTTTTAACATCTGCATGGATTGAAGAAAAACAAGCGATCGGTTTTTTTCTTCTGCATAAAGATTTAAAAGGATTAACGATCGAGGAAACATGGGATGTTATTTCTATGAGGGGAACAGGCAGCCATGATCTTGTACTTGATCATGTAAAAGTGGACGATGCAATGCTTGTCGAGGTTCATGGCGGCCCGCGAGGAGACAAAGTGAACGGTTGGATATTGCATATTCCAGCTTGTTACCTAGGTATTGCTCAAGCAGCACGAGACTATGCGATTAAATTTGCCAGTGAACATTCACCAAACAGTATTAAGGGAACAATTAGTGAACTGCCAAACGTTCAGCGTTTCATCGGAGAAATCGAATTGGAATTAATGAGAGCAAGACATTTTATCTACAGTGTGGCAGAGGCATATGACGACGAATCAAGAAGAACTCATATTACAAACGAACTTGGAGCAGTAAAGCATACAGTTACAAATTCAGCCATTCGGATTGTTGATAAAACAATGAGAATAGTTGGTGCAAAAAGTCTTCAACGTAAAAATCCGTTGCAAAGATATTACCGCGATGTAAGAGCTGGACTGCACAATCCGCCGATGGACGATGTGACCATTCAAAAACTCGCATTAACCGCAATCGAACAAGCGGGAAAGTAACATGTGATCATTTTTTGAATAGGTGAGATAGAAATGAAAATAAGCTAACATAATGCGGAACATTATTTATGGGGAGATCAATGTGATGGGTGGCATTTAGTGAAAAATCAAGATTTAAGTATAATCCACGAATGTATGCGAGCTCATACTTCAGAAGTGAAACATTATCATCAACATGCATGCCAATTTTTCTTTGTTTTATCAGGAACAGCAACGATTGAAATAGATGGTAAAGAGATAATCTTACATCCACAAGAGGGAATAGAGGTTCAATCTTTAGTGCCTCACCAAATGTTTAACAAGTCAAATAAAAATGTTGAGTTTTTAGTCATTTCTCAACCACCAAGCAAAGGAGACAGGATTTTTTAGATTAAAGAAGTTCAACATATTCACTTTCTACGGGGCTAAAAATTCTATTTTAGCCCTAAATTCCTTCATTTCTCACTTTATTTCCCCTTTCCTATATATTTGACCACATGTTTACAGTATTATATATTATTTCTAATAATATAAATATTCAGAAAATTGTATATCCGATTTAAGAAGGAGGGCTAGTATCGGTGTGTTCCAGTTTAGCCGTTTATTCTATTCGTAATCTCCATAAAAAAATGAAAGAATTAGAGTCTAAATGGGAGGATTTTATCGTCAATAAACGAAAACCAGAAAAAATTCGTACAACAATTCTTCAATCATGGGAGCGTTGTCAAAACTATAATCTTAATCCACGGCAAAAACAAACACCTGTATTGATATCTAATGAAAAGTTAACCGAAATCATCAATAAATCACAATTGTACCATGCTTCCTTGCCTGTTTTAAAAGAACTATATCATCAAATTGATTGTACAGGGCATCTTATTACGTTATGTGATGAGAAGGGAAGAATTATTTATTTACAAGGAAATTCCTCTACCATCTCACTGGCGCAAAAAATGAATTTTACTCAAGGGGCAGATTGGAGCGAAAAAGCGGCTGGTTCAAATGCGATTGGAACATGTATTGCTGTAGAACAGCCGATACAAATCTTTTCATTTGAACACTACTGTGAGGGAGTTCATCCGTGGGTTTGTTCTGCAGCCCCGATTAAAGACCCGCTCACTGGAAAAACACTAGGTGTGATCGATTTGACAGGGCCCAGTGACTTAGCGCAACCACATTCTCTTAGCCTTGTCCAAAATATTGCGATGATGATTCAACAACAGTTATTTAGCACCTCTAATAAAACTAGACAATATTTAGAACAATGCTATGGGGTAGAGGTGAAAAAATGGAAATCAAATCGTATCATCTTACTTGACGAGATGTTAAACGTCGTTCATGCCGGTTCTGAATGTAAGCCCTTACTGCAAATTGATCATTGGAGTGAATTGTTATTCCGTCCTGAATTTCACTTGTTAAAAACGTCTATTTTAACAAGTGATGAACAAGAACAGGAATTGCATCTCCCCTCACTACAATTAATTCTCTACATACGAAGCATTATACTCGAATCAAAACGCATCGGTTTTCTTCTTCAGCTTGAAAAAAGGAATGAGCGCCAACCTTTTATTTCGAGTGATCAAAGAGCATGGAAACATTTAATTGGTCAATCATCCTCATTGAAACAGCTTATTCATCAGGCGCAGGTTGTTGCACCGACGAACGTTCCAGTTCTGCTTACTGGAGAAAGCGGGACAGGAAAAGAAGTATTTGCCAATGCCATACACAAGGAAAGCTCACGACATGACTCGCCTTTTATCGCAATTAATTGTGGAGCGATTCATAAGGAGTTAATCGCCAGTGAACTTTTCGGCTATGAACCTGGAGCTTTTACAGGAGGAAAACGTGACGGAAAAAAAGGTAAGTTCGAAGAAGCTAACGGAGGAACACTTTTTTTAGATGAAGTAGGGGAAATGCCTCTCGAATTACAAGTTCATCTACTACGTGTACTGCAAGAAAAAGAAATTGTGCGACTCGGATCATCACGGCCGCTACCGGTTGACGTCAGAATTATTGCCGCGACAAATAAAAACTTAACAAGCCTCATTGACAAAGGAGAATTCCGTTTAGATTTATATTATCGGCTGAATGTAGTCGAACTAATTCTTCCTTCACTTCAGGAGAGAAAAGAAGATATTCCGCTTCTATGCCGTTATTTTACTATGAATAGCGCCAATACACATAATAGACCTGTTCCAGAAATTGATCGTCAAGTGCTGGCCTTTTTCCGTCATTATGATTGGCCGGGAAATATTCGGGAACTTAAAAACATTATCGAGTATGCAGTTCTCTTTTGTAAAAATAATCGGATTACGCTAGACTCTTTACCAAAAAAATTGCTCAATAACAGCAATGTCAGCTCAACGCTCACCCCTTTAGAGGCGGAGGAAAAGCGGAAAATTGAGCAGCTGCTATTGGAAACAGGAAGGAACTTATCAGAGGTTGCTAGGCGTTGTGAAATAGCACGGACAACCCTCTACAGAAAAATTCAGAAATATCAATTATAAATAAAACGTAAGCGACGGTTCTACTAGAACCGTCGCAAAACATTATTTTCCTTTAGGGAGGGGGAGCTTTACCCAATCATGATAAAAAGTATCAATATCTGGTTCAAAATCAAGCAAAATCGGATACCAAGGAGGCACAGCTTCAACTTCTAGCTGGGATGCACAACTTGGACAATAAAATTCCCGTATCACTTGCCATTCAGTGTCAGGGGACATTAGTTTTGGATAAATTTCGTTCATCTTTTCTTCAGTATCACGAACGAAAATGCGTGCGTGCAGCTTCCAATTTTCTTTATAATGACAAAATTCATGACCGCAATCACACTTCACGATGCGATCGCCATTTTTCTTTTGTACAATATACAGGTGCAGTCCGTAAGGGAGGAGAATTGGATCATCCCAAGGAACACGCTCTTGTAACACCTCTCGATATATTTCAAAACGTTCCGGATCTTTATGTCCTGACATCATTTCTTTAAGCTGATAAAATTCTAACGTTCCATCGATTAATTCGCCAATTAACTTTTGATCGTATTTTGCCATTACGCTTTCACCTTTTTTTTATTTTTCTTCTTTAAAGCGATTAATGTGTGATCCTAGCATAGGCACACCTAGTTCGTCTTCATAAATCATCCAGTTTAAAGGCAAATCCCAAAAATCTTTAAAGTCGTTAGTGAACTTTTCACTTAATGCAAAACTTTCAGCGTACATATGTTTTACTTGTAAAGAGGCTTCTTTGTTCATTATTTTTTTCTGTTCATTTTTCATCCAATCTTTAGTTGGAATGCTGCGTTCTAACCGTTCTTTCTTGATTTGTTTTCGTCTTTTATCGGTTGCTTCCATCTTGACTTTATATGTGCCATTTTCCTTAGAAAAGACACAGCCGTATACTTTTTCTGCATAACGCCGTAAAATATATCTTTCATTCAAGTCTTGTTCTACATGTTTCGGATTCCGTTCAAGAGGATCTCCAAATCCTGGACCGCCGCGCAAGTAGTTCATAATTACATCGTAATCTTTAAATTCTTCTTGCGTTGAGACTGCTTGCCGATCACGATGAATTGTTTCACAATTCATCAACGAATCCCAAGTTGGGTTATCTGGATCAAAATCTCCTCCTAATGGGATAGGGAGCTGTTTTTTAATACGTTCTTTTATATCGGTATTGTATGCAGTAAATCGATATCCACTAGAAGCGGGATAACCTCCCATTAAGCCGCAGTCAGTGGCCATAACTCCTGCACCGGCAACAAACATTGACCACTCTTTGGCACCCCAGCCTAAACGGAGGGATTGCCAGCCGTTTCCGCCGCGATATTTACCTGCTCCACCTGATCCCGGCAAAATTTCTCGACCTAAAAAGAGAAGTGGTTCAAGCAATTCCCAAATTTCCATGTCGCCCATGTCGCCCTCAGGATTCCAAAGTGCGGCTGAATGGCTAATGCCGTCCTTTACAGCGCTAGCCCCAACACCGCATGCCGCAGTTTCAAAACTGTTAAGAGCAGAAAGCTGTCCATATTGATCGATTCCGCCGCCCATTAACCAGTTAGTCGTGTGGGCATTTCCAGCATTTACTTCTTCTAAATAGCCGCGGCCGTAGTAAGATCGGCTCAACCCCCGCCAAAGAGGTGACCATGCTGAAACGAGACCGTGCCAAGTATTAGAATGGGCGGAACGAATGTCATCAGGGTTCAGCCACGAGCCATATGGAATTTTAAATTTACTTGCATAGTAGGCACCATCGTTAATTCGATCATTTGGCACAAGCGTTTGCGATAGCATGACCCAAATCCCGCTCGTGATTGATACTGGTGTCGCATTAAAAGGATGCCATCCCCAACGATTTGTTCCTTCAAAATCGATTTCTAGTTGAGCATTTTTATGAACAGTAATCTCTGACGGTGAATGCATAATTGTATTAATTCTAGCGAATGAAGGGAGATCCAAATCTTTAAATGGAACGTCAACAAAAGAAGCTTGCCGATATTTCCCAGGGATTAACATCGTTTTCACTTGATTGACAAAGCCGCGACGTCCATCTTCAATAATTTCACGGATAAACTGCTTGTATGCCTGAATACCTTCTTCTTTAATCACATCTAATACGAGATCACGAATCATATGACATCCAGCAATCCGTGTTTTTTCATCTAGTGTCCAATACTTAACAGCACGGACAGAGCGTGTACTTTCAAGTATCCAGTCCTTAGATAAGACATCGTTTTGACCGATTTTTCTACAAGTTACTTGATAGCCGTCGTCATATCGCTGGACAGGTCCCATCGGCATACTGCCTGGCGCACTTGCGCCTGTATCAATAACATGTGTCACGCCGCCAACCCAGCCAACGACTTCTCCCTCCCAGAAAATCGGAACAAGAGTGTGAACATCGCATGTATGCACATTACCGACATGATTATCGTTATTACAAAAAATATCTTTATCATTAATTCCAGGATTGTCTTCATAATCGTTTTCAATCATAAATTTAATTGCAGCACCCATCGTTCCTACATGGATTATAATCCCAGTTGAAGTAACAATTGAATCAGCTTCCGGAGTATATAAACTGAAACATAATTCACCTTCCTGCTCAACAATTGGCGAAGCTGC from Bacillus aquiflavi includes the following:
- a CDS encoding sigma-54-dependent Fis family transcriptional regulator, translated to MCSSLAVYSIRNLHKKMKELESKWEDFIVNKRKPEKIRTTILQSWERCQNYNLNPRQKQTPVLISNEKLTEIINKSQLYHASLPVLKELYHQIDCTGHLITLCDEKGRIIYLQGNSSTISLAQKMNFTQGADWSEKAAGSNAIGTCIAVEQPIQIFSFEHYCEGVHPWVCSAAPIKDPLTGKTLGVIDLTGPSDLAQPHSLSLVQNIAMMIQQQLFSTSNKTRQYLEQCYGVEVKKWKSNRIILLDEMLNVVHAGSECKPLLQIDHWSELLFRPEFHLLKTSILTSDEQEQELHLPSLQLILYIRSIILESKRIGFLLQLEKRNERQPFISSDQRAWKHLIGQSSSLKQLIHQAQVVAPTNVPVLLTGESGTGKEVFANAIHKESSRHDSPFIAINCGAIHKELIASELFGYEPGAFTGGKRDGKKGKFEEANGGTLFLDEVGEMPLELQVHLLRVLQEKEIVRLGSSRPLPVDVRIIAATNKNLTSLIDKGEFRLDLYYRLNVVELILPSLQERKEDIPLLCRYFTMNSANTHNRPVPEIDRQVLAFFRHYDWPGNIRELKNIIEYAVLFCKNNRITLDSLPKKLLNNSNVSSTLTPLEAEEKRKIEQLLLETGRNLSEVARRCEIARTTLYRKIQKYQL
- a CDS encoding acetone carboxylase subunit gamma, whose translation is MAKYDQKLIGELIDGTLEFYQLKEMMSGHKDPERFEIYREVLQERVPWDDPILLPYGLHLYIVQKKNGDRIVKCDCGHEFCHYKENWKLHARIFVRDTEEKMNEIYPKLMSPDTEWQVIREFYCPSCASQLEVEAVPPWYPILLDFEPDIDTFYHDWVKLPLPKGK
- a CDS encoding transporter substrate-binding domain-containing protein; the protein is MKKFWLLLGLLFMITGCAQSTEKAVTEDGKNIVKVALSDEVNPPFLYADEKNNPIGYDIDYLKEVEKRLQDYKFEYIWGEEEANLVGVDSGKYDFVINWFFKNPEREEKFHYPEHEYGYSLTSLVTKKDRTDIKTLNDMVGKKLTPMSPSGGLRSILNAYNEQHSDNPLQIESIESPSNAENLKLVDKGKRDAMFINVTTFNEIQKELNLNLKIAGIISKEPIWTVYHKENKELAQKIDQITIELIEDGTLSKLAEKWFDVDFFKDIDYINEEGFKYN
- a CDS encoding thiamine phosphate synthase — encoded protein: MEKIIVNNRVAVAHIMKTKAVQLTRQSINVSMVKNAYPNLSLGYSIHSVEEAISASNDGADYLLYGHVYETQSKPGLRPKGLERLKKVVHHANIPVLAIGGITPKNTPNIIRAGASGIAVLSGVLLSNDPLEKVFAYKEALRKGGDEYRSDI
- the thiS gene encoding sulfur carrier protein ThiS; amino-acid sequence: MNLLINGSIIQIPKNVNTIAEVIQYFFTDKPVIIVEHNGEILNKDVHSTREVGDGDKLELVHFVGGG
- a CDS encoding amino acid ABC transporter permease is translated as MSMINLEFALEHFPDVVKGVPLTLAIAVVSMILGLVFGLFIALCRIFKVPVLNRFFVFYISFIRGTPLLVQLYIFFYGVPILLELMNEQLGTNFDEEHISPLIYAMIAFSINTSAYQAEIFRASINATNMAQIEAAYSVGMTTAQALRRIIIPQAFVTALPNLGNTFIGLIKATSLAFAVKVVEILALAKIIANDGYRFLEMYLVASIIYWIICLLFEVIFSIIEKRIRRYEVQLERDDKVLT
- a CDS encoding amino acid ABC transporter permease, yielding MNNSGVGDWLDLFVKVLEKLPLTLLMLGLSLFFSFILGIIIAVIRIKKKLILYQMATVYLSFTRSTPLLVQLFLVYFGLPQLLLAFNIDINNWDRLVFLIITFSLHTAAYLSEVFRSAYIAVGHDQLEAAYSVGMSYFQALRKIILPQAFIISLPNLGNNIIELLKDTSLAFTIGIIDIMGQVRIILGNNHGMGMFQIYVVISLVYWGTCIIIESVISYMEKTFKKGRVSLLK
- a CDS encoding acyl-CoA dehydrogenase family protein, whose amino-acid sequence is MKNLFIKTELQQKWMQKLQNKRKQFENKAAEIDELAIFPKENIQELVKLGYTKLTLPKVYGGEGIGLYDMVLFQETLASFDGATALSIGWHLGGTGEIYEKKLWNDRMLNFFAEEVVKGALVNRAVSEAQTGSPTRGGRPGTHAVKKDGAWVISGRKNFTTMSPVLTYFLTSAWIEEKQAIGFFLLHKDLKGLTIEETWDVISMRGTGSHDLVLDHVKVDDAMLVEVHGGPRGDKVNGWILHIPACYLGIAQAARDYAIKFASEHSPNSIKGTISELPNVQRFIGEIELELMRARHFIYSVAEAYDDESRRTHITNELGAVKHTVTNSAIRIVDKTMRIVGAKSLQRKNPLQRYYRDVRAGLHNPPMDDVTIQKLALTAIEQAGK
- a CDS encoding cupin domain-containing protein, with the translated sequence MKNQDLSIIHECMRAHTSEVKHYHQHACQFFFVLSGTATIEIDGKEIILHPQEGIEVQSLVPHQMFNKSNKNVEFLVISQPPSKGDRIF
- a CDS encoding SepA family multidrug efflux transporter, giving the protein MSSEFNKKIDKSVIIAISIVVLMVAVITTVFVLMPLFGMYGLYNILAKFNFVEIQFYDRLSKNVVYFGFLLFVIYIVGVVVEILIKISIKMLKFETTKKVLVGSYVVQLSLSITIFKGIVEKSFSRIDLSWSGTILVFTVIYFFFYAISDDHKLIKKS
- a CDS encoding amino acid ABC transporter ATP-binding protein, which translates into the protein MISLRNINKQFKKNEVLKGIDLDVNKGEVLVIIGPSGSGKTKLLRCINYLERPDKGSITVDGLTVMGKHPSKRDILTLRRKTAMIFQHYNLFNNKTVLENVMEGLIIAKKMPKNEAREISISLLRKVGLSEKFTEYPSQLSGGQQQRAGIARALALNPAVILLDEPTSALDPEMVGEILAIIKQIAADGMTMVIVTHEIDFAREVADRVVFMDDGHIIEQGPPHNIFIRPKKERTKKFLKRLVHEPNTQFKQGGSFL